The genomic stretch ACGGATCATGCACCGCACACAGCAGAGGAGAAGAACGTCAGCATGCTGGATGCATCATTCGGTATCGTTGGATCAGAAACAGCGTTCAGCTTATTGTACACACAATTTGTTGAGACAGACATTTTCACGCTTCGTCAGCTTATCGACTGGCTGACAATCAAGCCAGCAGAAGCATTCAAGCTGCCATACGGGCGCTTTGAGACAGGAGCAGCTGCAGATTTGACTGTACTAAATTTACAAGCAGACGGACTAGTAGATCCGACTTTATTCCAATCAAAAGGAACAAACACACCATTTATCGGCTGGCGTTACACAGGAGAGCCGACAATGACAATTTGCAACGGAGAAATTGTATACAGAAAGGAAGCGGTAAAATGAAGAAACGACAACTTATCCTGGAAGACGGGACTGTATTCAACGGAACAGCATTCGGAAGCGATCAGGCAACAACGGGAGAGATTGTGTTTAATACAGGGATGACAGGCTATCAAGAAATTCTATCGGACCCTTCCTACTTCGGACAAATCGTCACACTGACTTATCCGCTTATCGGCAACTATGGCATCAATAGTGATGACTTTGAAAGCATCCAGCCATCCATCCAAGCACTTGTCGTAAAAGAAGCATGTGCCGCTCCTTCTAATTTCAGGAAGCAGCATACAATAGACAGCTTCCTGAAGTTTCATGAAATTCCTGGAATTGAAGGCATAGATACTCGTAAACTGACAAAAATCATTCGCAAACAAGGTGCGATGAAAGCTAGATTAACAGAAGCAGCCGAAACACGGAAAACAGATGCTGCTTGGGAAGCAATCTCCCTGCCAAACGACCAAGTGCAGCGTATGAGTACAACCAAGCCATATGTCGTTCCGGGCCGCGGTAAACGTATTGTAGTGATGGACTTCGGTATGAAGCATGGTATTTTACGTGAACTTGCAGCACGCGACTGTCATATTACGGTCGTACCTTGGCACTACTCGCCAGAACAAATCCTTCATTTAAATCCTGATGGCGTGATGCTGACGAATGGGCCTGGAGATCCGAAAGACGTGGAAACTGCCATCAAAACCATTCGTGAGCTGATCAGTCAAGTACCTATCTTCGGAATCTGTCTCGGCCACCAGCTAATTGCACTTGCTGCTGGCGCCAATACAGAAAAACTGAAATTCGGCCATCGGGGCTCCAACCACCCTGTCAAAGATTTAAAAACAGGGAAAACCTACCTAACATCTCAAAATCACGGTTATACCGTTACCAAAGAATCACTTTCTTCGACGGAGCTTGAATTAATGCAAGTAGCGTTAAACGACGGTACCGTAGAAGGGATTCAGCACACAAAATACCCAGTCATGAGTGTGCAGTACCACCCAGAAGCTGCTCCGGGACCAGAAGATACCCGACATTTATTCGATGAATTCCTGGACATGACAGAACAAACAACACAACCATCATCCAAGGGGGAAGCTACTTATGCCTAAACGTACTGACATCCAAAAAATCCTTGTTATCGGATCTGGTCCGATCGTCATTGGGCAGGCAGCAGAATTTGATTATTCCGGCACACAGGCTTGCCAAGCACTGCGTGAAGAAGGCTATACGGTCATTCTGGCAAACTCCAACCCAGCCACCATCATGACGGATCACACCGTAGCAGATATTGTCTATATGGAGCCGCTAACGGTCGAATTCCTAAGCAAAATAATTCGTAAAGAACAACCTGATGCACTGCTGCCGACACTTGGCGGTCAAACAGGTTTAAACTTGGCTGTTGCGCTTGATAACTCTGGTATTTTAAAAGAATTTGGGGTTGAGCTGTTAGGAACTTCTTTGGAAGCTATTCAGCAAGCAGAGGATCGGGAGCAATTCCGCGATTTAATGCATCAGCTCGGTGAACCAGTGCCCGAAAGCCAGATTGTCACAACTGTTGAACAAGCTGTAGCTTTTTCTGAGGAGATCGGTTTTCCGCTGATCGTCCGTCCCGCATATACACTTGGCGGCACAGGGGGCGGTATGTGTTATGACTTAGAAGAGTTAAAGACAATCACAAAGAACGGCCTTGCACTTTCTCCCGTCACACAATGTTTGATTGAACGCAATATTGCCGGGTTTAAGGAAATTGAATACGAAGTGATGCGCGACAAAAACGACCAGGCCATTGTCGTTTGTAACATGGAAAACGTGGATCCGGTCGGTATTCATACCGGAGACAGCATCGTTGTTGCGCCATCGCAAACACTAAGCGATCGCGAATACCAGCTGCTTCGAAATGCATCTATCAAAATTATTAAAGCTTTGCAAATTGAAGGCGGCTGTAACGTTCAGCTTGCGCTTGACCCGCACAGCTTTAATTATTACATCATAGAAGTGAACCCGCGCGTCAGCCGCTCTAGTGCGCTCGCTTCCAAAGCAACAGGATATCCAATTGCCAAAATGGCCGCTAAAATCGCAGTTGGTCTGACACTGGATGAAATTAAAAACCCTGTAACAGGTACTACATACGCTTACTTTGAGCCAGCTCTCGATTATGTTGTAGCCAAACTGCCGCGCTTTCCATTTGATAAATTCGTCAGCGGCAATCGCAAGCTCGGCACGCAGATGAAAGCAACAGGAGAAGTGATGGCAATAGGGCGCAATATCGAAGAAGCGCTCCTGAAAGGTGTTCGTTCGCTCGATAATAAAGCAAACGGCCTCGCATCTATTCGTTTGGACCAGATGACAGACGACGAAATGGAGCATCGTCTTGTCAAAGCTGACGATGAGCGCTTATTCATCTTGGCAGAAGCATTCCGCCGCGGCTATTCTGTTGAACAGCTGCACGCACTGACAAGGATTGATTGTTTCTTCCTTTGGAAAATGGAAGCACTTATCAAGATGGAGGCAGACTTACAAGAACAGCCGTGGGAATTGGAGCTGTTACAGGAAGCGAAACAAAAAGGCTTCTCTGACCGTGAAATTGCGCACTGGTGGAATACAAATGAAGACAAAGTTTATCAGTTCCGCATGGAAAATCAGCTAGCACCGGTTTATAAAATGGTGGATACATGTGCAGCCGAATTTGAATCGCAAACACCGTATTTCTACAGCACGTACGAAGAAGAAAATGAATCCATTGTCTCTGATAAAGAAAAAGTAATCGTGCTTGGCTCCGGTCCGATCCGTATCGGCCAAGGAATTGAGTTTGACTACGCCACCGTTCATTCTGTTCTGGCAATCCGGGAAGCAGGCTACGAAGCCATTATTATCAACAGCAACCCAGAAACCGTTTCGACTGATTTCAGTGTTTCCGATAAGCTGTACTTTGAACCGCTAACTTTAGAAGACGTCATGCATGTGGTCAACTTGGAAAATCCGCTGGGCGTAATCGTCCAATTTGGCGGTCAGACAGCAATTAATCTAGCAGAAGGATTGGAGCGCCGCGGCGTGAAAGTGCTAGGAACATCTTTGCAAGCAATTGATGCTGCCGAAGACCGAGATAAGTTTGAAAGATTACTAGACGAACTCAAAGTCGCAAAGCCAGAAGGTGCATCGATCACGAAACTTGAAGATGCAGCAGAAACAGCGGCTGAAATTGGTTATCCGGTACTTGTCCGCCCGTCTTATGTCATCGGCGGCAGCAACATGGAAATCGTCTACAACGAAGCAGAATTACAACATTACATGGAAAAACGGGTTCATGTTCGCCATGATCATCCGGTTCTAATCGACCAATACTTGACTGGCATTGAAGTGGAAGTCGATGCCATCAGTGACGGAGAAACAACGATTATCCCTGGTATTATGGAACATATAGAACGCGCAGGCGTCCATTCAGGAGATTCTATAGCCGTGTACCCGACACAGACAATTACTGAAGAATGCCGCCAGCAATGTATCGACGCAACGATGGAAATAGCGAAAGCACTTGGTGTAAAAGGGCTGATTAACATCCAATTTGTTATCCACAAAGGAAAAGCTTATGTGCTGGAAGTAAACCCTCGAGCAAGCCGTACCATTCCTTTCTTGTCTAAGATTACGCACGTAACGATGGCTAATATTGCGACAAAAGCGATTCTCGGACAGAAGCTGGCTGATATGGGCTACGTGAGCGGCCTGCTGCCAGAACCAGAAGATGTGTTTGTGAAGGTGCCGGTATTCAGCTTTGAGAAGCTGCGCAGTGTGGATACCTTGCTCGGACCAGAAATGAAGTCTACAGGAGAAGCGATTGGTCACGATCGGACACTTGAAAAAGCATTGTACAAAGGACTGCTCGCATCCGGATTGTCTGTGCCGCAGGAAGGAGCAATACTTCTCACAGTAGCAGATAAAGACAAAGCAGAAGCAATGGAAATCGCCAAACTGTTTTATGCACTAGGATTCCAATTATATGCAACAGAAGGAACTAGCTCAGCTGTCGAGGAAGCAGGACTGCCGGTAACAACTGTCGGTAAAGTCGGATCAGCGGAGCAAAATGTCATTAGCATCATTGAGAATGGTGACGTACAATTTGTCGTCAACACACTCACTTCCGGCAAACAGCCGCGTTCTGATGGGTTCCTTATCCGTCGAGAAGCAGTGGAGCACGGACTCGCATGTTTGACAAGCTTGGATACTGCTAAAGCAATTGCCAGCATTATCGAATCCATGACTTTTACTGCCAAACCGGTTGTGGCAGGAGGCGTACTGTCTTGATTCATGAGCAGCTCGAAATTATCAGCAAACGGCCTATTGCCAAAGATACAGTAGAGATGACCTTTCACGGAAGAATGGCCCAGGAGAAAATTCTCCCAGGCCAGTTTCTTCATCTGCTTGTAGGTGAAGGGACGAATCATATGCTTCGTCGTCCAATCAGTATAGCGGGAGTAGATAAACAAGCATCTACAATCACTATTATATTTAAACTGCTTGGAGAAGGAACAAACACATTAGCCAAAGCAGCACCAGGAGATCAGCTGGATGCGCTCGGACCTTGCGGACAAGGCTATCCTGTCGATGATTTGCGATTGGAACAAGCGCTGCTTGTCGGAGGGGGCATTGGGGTACCGCCACTTTACTATTTGGCGCAGTGTCTGAAACAGAAAGGTGTGCACGTCACAATGGTGGCAGGATTTCAGAACAAAGAGCACGTTTTTTATGAGGACCAGTTCCAGACTCTCGGAAACTACTATCTGGCAACAGATGATGGCAGTGCGGGAGTAAAAGGGTTTGTAACGGATATTATAAGTGCTGAAAAGCTGGATTTTGATCAGTACTTTACTTGTGGTCCGACTGGCATGCTAAAAGCTGTATCTACGCAGCTTTCTGATCAGGAAGGGTTTATCTCCATTGAACAGCGAATGGGGTGCGGTATCGGAGCTTGCTTCGCTTGCGTTGTTCCTGCCCCGGATAGTGCAAGTGGGTATAAAAAAATCTGTAAAGACGGTCCTGTTTTCCGAGCAAAGGAGGTTGTGTTGACATGAATCTAGCAGTTCAGCTGCCAGGCTTAGCATTGAAAAATCCGGTTTTGCCAGCTTCCGGCTGCTTTGGCTTTGGCAAAGAATATGCCGAGCTGTATGATTTGAACTTGTTAGGGGCCATAACAATCAAGGCGGCAACTGGCACAGCCAGGTACGGAAATGCAACACCACGTGTAGCCGAAACAGATGCTGGCATGTTGAATGCAATCGGTCTGCAAAATCCAGGCGTGGATCAAATTATGGCACAAGAGCTGCCGTTTCTAGCAAAATATGATACACCTATCATGGCTAATGTAGCAGGAAGCACCATTGAAGAATATGTCGAAGTAGCACAAAAGATCAGCAGACATTCAGTCATTAAAGCAATTGAATTAAATATATCTTGTCCAAATGTAAAAGAAGGCGGCGTGCAATTCGGAACCGATCCAGCGCTGGCTCAGACAGTTACGGCAGCAGTAAAAGATGTTAGTGCGGTTCCTGTATATGTGAAGCTGTCTCCAAATGTCACGGATATCACCGCGATAGCAGCTGCCGCAGAAGCGGGCGGAGCAGATGGCTTATCGTTAATTAACACGCTGACAGGCATGCAAATCAATTTAGCGAGCCAAAAACCGCTGCTTGCGAATAAGATAGGCGGTTTATCAGGACCGGCAGTGAAGCCTGTTGCCATTCGCATGGTCTACCAAGTCCGACAAGTGACGGATTTACCGATCATTGGCATGGGCGGCGTCACAACAGCAGAAGATGTGCTGGAATTCCTGCTTGCTGGTGCCACAGCTGTTGCAGTAGGTACTGCCAATTTCCAGCATCCATTTGTTTGTCCGGAGATTATTCAGCAATTGCCGGGTGTACTGGAGAAATATGGTTTCGCTAGTGCAGAGGATGCAATCGGAAAGGGGCATGAACATGCAGACACCCATTTATCTCGCACTTGATTTTCCGACAGGGAACGAAGCACTGCATTTCCTTGATCAGCATGAACTGGAAGAAGTGCCAGTAAAAGTTGGCATGGAGCTTTTCTACCGCGAAGGGCCGCAAATCATCTACCAATTAAAAGAGAAAAATCATCCAATTTTTCTTGATCTGAAATTGCACGACATTCCGAACACGGTTAAAAGAGCAATGCGTAATCTTGCAGCACTTGATGTTGATATCGTCAATGTGCATGCGCTTGGCGGAGCGAAAATGATAGAGGCGGCAAAAGAAGGATTACATAGCGGAGCAGCAGATGCTGTACCGAAACTGATAAGCGTGACAATGCTGACCTCCATGGATGAGCATACATTCCAAACTGATTTGCAGCAGCCGAAGACATTAGCTGCTTATGCACGTCATTTAGCTGAGCTGTCTAAGCGCGCCGGGGCAGATGGCGTTGTATGTTCTCCGCATGAAGCGGCGAGCATTAAAGCAGTATGCGGTGAAAGCTTTCTTACTGTAACACCTGGCATTCGTTTGGCCGGCTCCGCGCAAAACGACCAACATCGTATTGCTACACCAGCTGCAGCGAAGAAGATGGGTGCCGATTATTTGGTCATCGGCAGAAGTGTAACAACAGCAGATAACCCAAAACAAGCCTACAATCAGGCAGTACAGGAGTGGAAAAACGATGACAACAACAACTAATCTAGCAGAAGCACTGCTTTCTATCGGCGCAATCCAAATTGATCCTTCCAAATCGTTTATCTGGGCAAGCGGGATTCATTCTCCGATCTACTGTGACAATAGACTTACATTGGGTCATCCCGAAGTTCGAAGTGAGATTAGCAGACAGTTTCAAGGTAAACTGGCAGAATCACCGGAAACAGAAATTATTGCTGGCTGTGCTACAGGAGGAATCCCGCACGCAGCCTGGCTTGCGGAAAAAGTGGATTTGCCTATGATTTACGTTCGATCCAGTAAAAAAGGACACGGCAAAGGCAACCAGATTGAAGGAGCAGATGTAGCTGGTAAGCATGTGGTCGTCATTGAAGACCTTATTTCGACAGGCGGTTCCGTTCTGAATACCGTGCAGGCTCTAAAAGAAGCAGGAGCTATCGTTACAAAAGTTTTAGCTATCTTCAGCTACAATTTACAAAAAGCAGATGATAACTTTGCTCAGGCAGATGTTCCGTTTGAAACGTTGACGAACTTTGATTCATTAACAGAAATTCTTGTGGAAAAAGGCACTATAACATCGCAGGATAAGCAGGAACTATTAGAATGGCGCAACACCCTCTAAAATGAACTGGCAGCTTAGCTGTAATATCAAACGTGTAAAGGCTTTAGCTCTGAAAGGTAGGTAGCTAAAGCCTTTTCGCGTTTCTTCATAAAAAAACTAAACTAACATGTTCGCAGCACGTGAAGGCAGCGTTATCGCACAAACACCCATTTCTCACATAAACTAACCACAAGATTCAGGGACAGATCTGTCATTTCACGAGCAGCGTATCAATTTATACAAGCAATTGGCTGTTCTTATGGGTGACAGATATCGTGGCTAAAGATGTTGATGAGAATATAAAGGAGGTGCTTGGTCAGATGTCAATTAGAAGAGCTACGCGTATCGAAACACAAACAATCTGGAATTATTCTTTTACTGTTTTTAATGAAGCAACGATGGGTTATGGCAAACTAACAAGTGATAAGGTACTGCAAATGGCAGCTTCATTTTTGCATAATGGCGGCTATTACCTTGTTCATCATGAAAATGATATGATCCAAGGATGGATTGGGGTGGGAAAAACTGTCGACCATTATAATAATGAAATGGCAGGATTTATATTCGAGATATATGTGCTGCCGCTTTTCCGCAAACGAGGAATAGCTGAAAAGTTATGTGAGGCAGCGTTCCGGCAATTGAGCGCAGAGGGGCTTCATAAAGTTCAATTAAACGTTTTTGCAGGAAACCGAGCAAAACACCTGTATCAAAAACTTGGCTTCCAAGAAGTCTCGTCATTAATGGAAAAAAGAATAAGTTATTAGAGAGAGTTACTCGTTGTCAGCCATCAGTTTCATTCGGTTTAAAGCTGATAGCGCGTGAAATAATTTCATAGAAACATAAACAGACTGAGTGGCTTTCAACTTTTAAAAGGGTGCATCGTTGCATCCTTTTTTGCTTTATAATAGACAAGTAGGAAACGGAAAATCAGTTAATGACAGGGAATGGGGGAGAAGTTATGCAGATTGTCGAGTTAACAGAGATCGGCGGTTATGAAGAAGAATTGGCTAATTTGTTTGAGGAAATAGTGGCGGCAGGGGCTTCTATGAACTATTTGTATCCGATGCAGCATGAAACCGCTCTTGCATATTGGCAACACGTCCTCTCCGAGCATGTACGCTTATTTATTTGCTTACTAGATGGAAAAATAGCAGGTACAGTGCAAGTGCAACTCAGTGATAAGGAAAACGGCCAGCATCGAGCTGAAATTGCCAAGCTTATGACACACCCAGATGCCCAGCGCAAAGGTATTGCAAGAAAGCTGCTGCAGCACGCTGAACAAGCGGCTCGACAGGAAGGGAGAACGCTGCTTTTGCTGGATACAGAGAAAGATGGACCAGCGAATGTGTTATACCAGTCAGAAGGCTATGTGCTATTTGGAGAAGTACCTGCATTCGCACAAGATGCATTCGGTAAGTATAAAGATGGAAACTTTTATTACAAGAAATTGATTTAGTTTGCTAATAATACAAATATTGTTAGGTACTGTCGGATTGGAATAAATGCTAAGCTTAACGTTACAAATAGAAAATTCATACTCAAACGCTGTTAAAGTGGTTATATCAGTTAACTTTTATCTGAACAATACGGTATTTTTAAAGCGTGAAAGTGTACCGTATTGTCCGGTTTTTTAGTACGTTTGAACTGAATTTGCTAGTTTCCTTATGATCATCTCTTCTATTTCTTCACAAACTTCCTCTACTCCCTTTCTAATGTTCAGTATCATACAATATATAGCAATTATAGTTTTTGAAATTGAAATACTTTTATAAAAAATGTTAATAATGCAACTAATAATAAAAGTGTTATCACGAAATATGATATGTGTCATAATAGACGCCAGTACGCAGGAGATACTGTTAACATTTTTATAATCTGCTTATGATAACGGATTTAGGTTAATCCTATTAATAAGTCCAAGTATAGGATCGCAGCTGCAGCAGCAGGATGCGGGTCTATTAACTTTATATTTATAAGCTATGTACAAAAATCCACGGTTGGTTCTGCAAGGTTGGAGGTAAATTGCGTGTCTATTGTTATTGGAGTTTTAGGAATACTTGTTTTAGTCGCTATTGCCTGGGCAATGTCAAACGACAAAAAACATATCAATTATCGCGCAGCTGGTATCATGTTGGCTGTGCAGCTCATATTAGCTTGGTTCTTGCTTAATACGTTAATTGGCAGAACGATCATAAGAAAAATAGTCGAGGTATTCACGAAAGTCCTTTCCTTTGGACACGAAGGCATTTCATTCGTATTCGGTGATTTGTCCACAAAAGGTTATTTCTTCCTGAATGTTCTTATGATGATTATCTTTATATCTGCATTATTGTCTATTTTAACGTATCTTAGAATACTGCCTTTAGCGATTAAGTATGTAGGTGGTTTTGTGTCCAAAATAACGGGACTGCCGAAAGTTGAATCTTTTGTTGCGGTGAATTCTATGATTTTCGGTGATACAACGGCAATCATTTCCGTTAAGTCTCAACTTCATAAGTTGAGCCCAAACCGTTTGTTTATTGTTGCAACATCCTCACTTGTCGCGGTGTCTTGTTCAACTTTAGGAGGGTATTTACAGCTGATACCACCTGAGTATGTGCTTGTCGCATTGCCGATCAATGTATTCTCTGGTTTAATTTTATCTTCCATTGTAGCTCCTGTTCGAAGCGAAGAAGATTATGATATAGATCTAAAAGAGATGAATACAGATAAATCATTTTTTGAAGCTGTTGGAAACGGTACCTTATTAGGTGGTAAAACGGCGTTAATCGTAGGTGCCATGCTGATTACGTATATGGCGTTATTGGCCATGATTAACTATGTGTTTAACGGCTTAGTAGGTATGACATTCCAAGAAATACTTGGGTATATTTTTGCACCTGTGGCATTTATCATGGGGATACCAACTTCTGAAATTGTCAATGCAGGTTCGATTATGGGAACAAAAGTAGCTGCCAATGAATTCGTTGCCATCTCAGATTTCGTTAAGCTTGTCCCTGACATGTCTGACAAAACAGTCGGTATTATTTCAGCTTACTTAATTTCATTTGCAAACTTCTCCTCAATCGGAATGATTTTGGGAACCGTACAAGCAATTGATCAAAAGCAGGCAAGTTTGCTTGCGAAAGTAGGATTGAAGGTATTGTTAGTGGCAACAATGGGGTCGATATTGACTGGTACGATTGTCGGATTGTTTTTATAAACACCAGATTATCTTCTTTCCTAAGTGAACGAAGAAAGAGTCCCATAAATGAACAGTTTAATCAAAAGTACATCGTTTTTTGAATGAGAGCGGGACATAACTCCTCTCTGACACAAAAAAGATCTCGGTCACCAGGAAAATGGTGACCGAGATCTTTTTTGATCTGATATTTTTTGAATTCCTTACTATACTTGCTGATCTGGCGGTGAACTTCCTGATGTTCACCGCCATGAAGGCGAATCCTAATTCGTTTTCCACTTTCTCTTTACTTCGTACCGAGAAACGAGTGAAACACAAATGAGCCTTCAGAAATCCGAAGACTGGCTCGACATCTATTTTACGTTTTCCGTAAATTTTCCCTGTTTCTTTTTCGCTGAGTAATTGCTGGGTATATGCTTTTTGTTTTTCCCATCTTTCGTTGTAATAGATTTTCCGGTTGTTTCCTTCTTTCGCTTTCGTACATTCTGCACGTAAGGGACAAGCAGTACAATCGTCACATTCATACACGCGATAATGACGCTTGAATCCAAATTTGTCGCATCTTTCGGATAGGTACCGAAACGCT from Terribacillus sp. DMT04 encodes the following:
- a CDS encoding GNAT family N-acetyltransferase; protein product: MQIVELTEIGGYEEELANLFEEIVAAGASMNYLYPMQHETALAYWQHVLSEHVRLFICLLDGKIAGTVQVQLSDKENGQHRAEIAKLMTHPDAQRKGIARKLLQHAEQAARQEGRTLLLLDTEKDGPANVLYQSEGYVLFGEVPAFAQDAFGKYKDGNFYYKKLI
- a CDS encoding carbamoyl phosphate synthase small subunit, which produces MKKRQLILEDGTVFNGTAFGSDQATTGEIVFNTGMTGYQEILSDPSYFGQIVTLTYPLIGNYGINSDDFESIQPSIQALVVKEACAAPSNFRKQHTIDSFLKFHEIPGIEGIDTRKLTKIIRKQGAMKARLTEAAETRKTDAAWEAISLPNDQVQRMSTTKPYVVPGRGKRIVVMDFGMKHGILRELAARDCHITVVPWHYSPEQILHLNPDGVMLTNGPGDPKDVETAIKTIRELISQVPIFGICLGHQLIALAAGANTEKLKFGHRGSNHPVKDLKTGKTYLTSQNHGYTVTKESLSSTELELMQVALNDGTVEGIQHTKYPVMSVQYHPEAAPGPEDTRHLFDEFLDMTEQTTQPSSKGEATYA
- the pyrF gene encoding orotidine-5'-phosphate decarboxylase; protein product: MQTPIYLALDFPTGNEALHFLDQHELEEVPVKVGMELFYREGPQIIYQLKEKNHPIFLDLKLHDIPNTVKRAMRNLAALDVDIVNVHALGGAKMIEAAKEGLHSGAADAVPKLISVTMLTSMDEHTFQTDLQQPKTLAAYARHLAELSKRAGADGVVCSPHEAASIKAVCGESFLTVTPGIRLAGSAQNDQHRIATPAAAKKMGADYLVIGRSVTTADNPKQAYNQAVQEWKNDDNNN
- a CDS encoding NupC/NupG family nucleoside CNT transporter, whose translation is MSIVIGVLGILVLVAIAWAMSNDKKHINYRAAGIMLAVQLILAWFLLNTLIGRTIIRKIVEVFTKVLSFGHEGISFVFGDLSTKGYFFLNVLMMIIFISALLSILTYLRILPLAIKYVGGFVSKITGLPKVESFVAVNSMIFGDTTAIISVKSQLHKLSPNRLFIVATSSLVAVSCSTLGGYLQLIPPEYVLVALPINVFSGLILSSIVAPVRSEEDYDIDLKEMNTDKSFFEAVGNGTLLGGKTALIVGAMLITYMALLAMINYVFNGLVGMTFQEILGYIFAPVAFIMGIPTSEIVNAGSIMGTKVAANEFVAISDFVKLVPDMSDKTVGIISAYLISFANFSSIGMILGTVQAIDQKQASLLAKVGLKVLLVATMGSILTGTIVGLFL
- a CDS encoding GNAT family N-acetyltransferase, whose amino-acid sequence is MSIRRATRIETQTIWNYSFTVFNEATMGYGKLTSDKVLQMAASFLHNGGYYLVHHENDMIQGWIGVGKTVDHYNNEMAGFIFEIYVLPLFRKRGIAEKLCEAAFRQLSAEGLHKVQLNVFAGNRAKHLYQKLGFQEVSSLMEKRISY
- the carB gene encoding carbamoyl-phosphate synthase large subunit, producing MPKRTDIQKILVIGSGPIVIGQAAEFDYSGTQACQALREEGYTVILANSNPATIMTDHTVADIVYMEPLTVEFLSKIIRKEQPDALLPTLGGQTGLNLAVALDNSGILKEFGVELLGTSLEAIQQAEDREQFRDLMHQLGEPVPESQIVTTVEQAVAFSEEIGFPLIVRPAYTLGGTGGGMCYDLEELKTITKNGLALSPVTQCLIERNIAGFKEIEYEVMRDKNDQAIVVCNMENVDPVGIHTGDSIVVAPSQTLSDREYQLLRNASIKIIKALQIEGGCNVQLALDPHSFNYYIIEVNPRVSRSSALASKATGYPIAKMAAKIAVGLTLDEIKNPVTGTTYAYFEPALDYVVAKLPRFPFDKFVSGNRKLGTQMKATGEVMAIGRNIEEALLKGVRSLDNKANGLASIRLDQMTDDEMEHRLVKADDERLFILAEAFRRGYSVEQLHALTRIDCFFLWKMEALIKMEADLQEQPWELELLQEAKQKGFSDREIAHWWNTNEDKVYQFRMENQLAPVYKMVDTCAAEFESQTPYFYSTYEEENESIVSDKEKVIVLGSGPIRIGQGIEFDYATVHSVLAIREAGYEAIIINSNPETVSTDFSVSDKLYFEPLTLEDVMHVVNLENPLGVIVQFGGQTAINLAEGLERRGVKVLGTSLQAIDAAEDRDKFERLLDELKVAKPEGASITKLEDAAETAAEIGYPVLVRPSYVIGGSNMEIVYNEAELQHYMEKRVHVRHDHPVLIDQYLTGIEVEVDAISDGETTIIPGIMEHIERAGVHSGDSIAVYPTQTITEECRQQCIDATMEIAKALGVKGLINIQFVIHKGKAYVLEVNPRASRTIPFLSKITHVTMANIATKAILGQKLADMGYVSGLLPEPEDVFVKVPVFSFEKLRSVDTLLGPEMKSTGEAIGHDRTLEKALYKGLLASGLSVPQEGAILLTVADKDKAEAMEIAKLFYALGFQLYATEGTSSAVEEAGLPVTTVGKVGSAEQNVISIIENGDVQFVVNTLTSGKQPRSDGFLIRREAVEHGLACLTSLDTAKAIASIIESMTFTAKPVVAGGVLS
- a CDS encoding dihydroorotate dehydrogenase produces the protein MNLAVQLPGLALKNPVLPASGCFGFGKEYAELYDLNLLGAITIKAATGTARYGNATPRVAETDAGMLNAIGLQNPGVDQIMAQELPFLAKYDTPIMANVAGSTIEEYVEVAQKISRHSVIKAIELNISCPNVKEGGVQFGTDPALAQTVTAAVKDVSAVPVYVKLSPNVTDITAIAAAAEAGGADGLSLINTLTGMQINLASQKPLLANKIGGLSGPAVKPVAIRMVYQVRQVTDLPIIGMGGVTTAEDVLEFLLAGATAVAVGTANFQHPFVCPEIIQQLPGVLEKYGFASAEDAIGKGHEHADTHLSRT
- the pyrE gene encoding orotate phosphoribosyltransferase; this encodes MTTTTNLAEALLSIGAIQIDPSKSFIWASGIHSPIYCDNRLTLGHPEVRSEISRQFQGKLAESPETEIIAGCATGGIPHAAWLAEKVDLPMIYVRSSKKGHGKGNQIEGADVAGKHVVVIEDLISTGGSVLNTVQALKEAGAIVTKVLAIFSYNLQKADDNFAQADVPFETLTNFDSLTEILVEKGTITSQDKQELLEWRNTL
- a CDS encoding dihydroorotate dehydrogenase electron transfer subunit, whose product is MIHEQLEIISKRPIAKDTVEMTFHGRMAQEKILPGQFLHLLVGEGTNHMLRRPISIAGVDKQASTITIIFKLLGEGTNTLAKAAPGDQLDALGPCGQGYPVDDLRLEQALLVGGGIGVPPLYYLAQCLKQKGVHVTMVAGFQNKEHVFYEDQFQTLGNYYLATDDGSAGVKGFVTDIISAEKLDFDQYFTCGPTGMLKAVSTQLSDQEGFISIEQRMGCGIGACFACVVPAPDSASGYKKICKDGPVFRAKEVVLT